A single region of the Thermoanaerobaculum aquaticum genome encodes:
- a CDS encoding PilC/PilY family type IV pilus protein, with protein sequence MTCQAMAPAPPFDTAALPAPRLPRNVVGRYKDKINWAVLTYSYDEGDPTVSISNCDTCTVNREINYSMLGDVTSILDKMKLAKDGGFKVWAGTPTKGALKFAKEVIQKTKDGLLFTDYQGQVFSPPGDALAQCRLWGVLLITDGASNYCNPESGEPGGRDNWWNDCATNASSNWADYPPGEADAIFNLWSPNPPRTFAIGLSADVNQCELNWTAFKGRTDASAPLGDGGVKYQSDPRLWDPVNGTWANFDPSAPYAFFALTPEQFEQAVEAVPASLGTGDYVTGPPSGAPSASGTGTVGLIASVKYPTWQGHLYAYDVTNKVFDAPPYFPLLWDAGQVLASGNNGFARKIYTWNPITKDLILIDDPASDAATLNALCGGCGITPQVVDFMLGNDGTLTNTRRPWLLGALVNSTPAIIGAPEHWTQSIGLDTQRRDFEATYSTRHSIVWVGASDGMLHAFDLVDGAEVLAIAPPDLLDTQVRLFTQYSLDPVRFPMGQPAAADRHIYGVASSPRFADVYDGSKFRTVLYLTEGPGGTGLHALDVTHIYPGRTIDAINYPADPNYSATKPFEPLFSITQNGEAGTSAVSGLKLTLSVPAVARDETNVWRVMVARGYPWPSDPNKLTAPQVFVFDALTGALLDTETLSSLADAKVWVKNQALADTGFFQTRAKFFRPDNAADQGVQPDLHGQLWVLDRLTASSFKATVKASLADKFGSRFVPFYFPSAENGWPTNDPKYDVYALASGSYYENSWFINPPTTTWNGGNFFRAGLHVVVDKFDPPKSTNTLSLWVEDQKHPDPDNPPLNPGDPVILEPFSPRSQPTAPPFLFVPEEKKGGADVLVVALIYDPDAEFCFGHTYLVTWKVKPSDLSNPGEFKAYEGGKGASSGILVTPSGIVFAKSWVGSESEGNAYFEPPQVPIDTGGAPTPRGILWWREVQ encoded by the coding sequence TTGACCTGCCAGGCGATGGCCCCAGCACCCCCGTTTGACACAGCCGCCTTGCCCGCCCCACGTCTCCCAAGGAACGTGGTCGGTCGCTATAAAGACAAGATCAATTGGGCAGTGCTCACCTATTCTTACGATGAGGGTGACCCCACCGTCTCTATTTCGAACTGTGATACCTGTACGGTAAACCGCGAGATCAACTACTCAATGCTTGGCGACGTGACCAGCATTCTGGACAAGATGAAGCTTGCCAAAGATGGAGGCTTCAAGGTGTGGGCGGGGACGCCCACCAAGGGAGCCCTTAAGTTTGCAAAAGAGGTAATTCAAAAGACCAAGGACGGTCTCTTATTCACGGATTACCAAGGCCAGGTATTCAGTCCCCCTGGCGACGCGCTGGCGCAGTGTCGCCTTTGGGGTGTTTTGCTGATTACGGATGGAGCTTCCAATTACTGTAACCCAGAGAGTGGGGAGCCAGGTGGGCGCGATAACTGGTGGAACGACTGCGCCACCAATGCCAGCAGTAACTGGGCTGACTACCCACCGGGCGAGGCCGATGCTATTTTCAACCTCTGGAGCCCCAACCCGCCCCGGACCTTTGCCATTGGGCTTTCCGCAGACGTGAACCAGTGCGAGCTTAACTGGACTGCCTTTAAGGGCCGCACCGACGCTTCGGCACCTTTGGGCGACGGGGGCGTGAAGTATCAGTCCGACCCCAGGTTGTGGGACCCGGTTAACGGAACGTGGGCAAACTTTGACCCCTCCGCCCCATACGCATTCTTCGCCTTGACCCCGGAGCAATTCGAACAAGCCGTGGAGGCGGTGCCCGCCTCTCTGGGCACTGGTGATTACGTGACTGGTCCGCCCTCCGGTGCGCCGTCAGCCTCCGGCACCGGCACCGTAGGGCTCATTGCATCGGTTAAGTACCCCACCTGGCAGGGCCACCTCTACGCTTACGATGTCACCAATAAAGTATTTGACGCCCCGCCCTACTTCCCGCTGCTGTGGGACGCGGGTCAGGTTCTGGCTTCGGGGAATAACGGCTTTGCCCGCAAGATTTACACCTGGAACCCAATCACCAAGGACCTAATTCTAATTGACGATCCAGCTTCCGATGCCGCCACCCTCAACGCCTTGTGCGGTGGCTGTGGCATTACGCCCCAGGTGGTGGACTTCATGCTGGGCAACGACGGCACCCTGACCAACACCCGCCGCCCCTGGCTTTTGGGGGCCCTGGTGAACAGCACACCCGCCATCATCGGCGCACCGGAGCATTGGACGCAATCCATCGGGTTGGATACCCAGCGTCGCGATTTCGAGGCTACTTACTCGACTCGCCATTCAATTGTTTGGGTGGGAGCTTCTGACGGCATGCTCCACGCGTTTGACCTTGTGGACGGGGCAGAAGTCTTGGCTATCGCCCCGCCCGACCTTTTGGACACACAAGTGCGGTTGTTTACCCAATACTCCCTGGACCCAGTCCGCTTCCCCATGGGGCAACCGGCCGCCGCCGACCGTCACATCTATGGGGTTGCTAGCTCGCCACGGTTTGCCGATGTGTACGACGGAAGCAAGTTCAGGACCGTGCTCTACCTCACCGAGGGCCCAGGTGGTACCGGTCTCCATGCTTTGGACGTGACCCATATCTACCCCGGCCGTACCATTGACGCCATAAATTACCCTGCAGATCCCAACTACAGCGCCACCAAGCCTTTTGAACCGCTGTTCAGCATTACCCAAAACGGGGAAGCGGGTACCTCGGCGGTTTCGGGCTTGAAACTTACGCTCTCCGTGCCCGCAGTGGCTCGGGATGAGACAAACGTGTGGAGGGTGATGGTGGCCCGCGGGTATCCCTGGCCATCTGATCCTAACAAGCTCACAGCGCCGCAGGTGTTTGTCTTCGACGCTCTCACCGGCGCCCTTCTTGATACCGAGACTTTGAGCTCTCTGGCTGACGCCAAGGTTTGGGTGAAAAACCAGGCCCTTGCGGACACCGGCTTCTTCCAAACCCGCGCCAAGTTCTTTAGGCCCGATAACGCTGCCGACCAAGGTGTGCAACCCGACCTTCACGGACAGCTGTGGGTCTTGGATCGCCTTACTGCCAGCAGCTTCAAAGCAACGGTGAAGGCCTCGCTCGCTGACAAGTTCGGCAGTCGGTTCGTACCGTTCTACTTCCCCTCTGCGGAAAATGGCTGGCCCACCAACGATCCAAAATACGACGTTTACGCCCTAGCGTCTGGGAGCTATTACGAAAACTCCTGGTTTATTAACCCGCCAACCACCACTTGGAACGGCGGAAACTTCTTCCGTGCTGGCCTTCACGTAGTGGTTGATAAGTTCGATCCGCCCAAGTCAACCAACACCTTAAGCCTCTGGGTTGAGGATCAAAAGCACCCCGATCCTGACAACCCACCGTTGAATCCGGGCGATCCGGTGATTTTGGAACCCTTTAGCCCCAGGTCTCAGCCCACAGCCCCGCCGTTCCTCTTCGTTCCCGAGGAAAAGAAGGGCGGGGCAGATGTGCTTGTCGTCGCGCTCATCTACGATCCCGATGCCGAGTTTTGCTTCGGCCACACCTACTTGGTCACTTGGAAGGTGAAACCCTCTGACCTTTCGAACCCGGGTGAGTTCAAGGCCTACGAAGGCGGGAAGGGGGCTTCTTCCGGAATCTTAGTGACTCCATCCGGCATTGTTTTTGCCAAATCGTGGGTGGGTAGCGAGTCTGAAGGTAACGCGTACTTTGAGCCTCCCCAGGTGCCCATTGATACGGGTGGAGCACCTACTCCCAGGGGGATCCTCTGGTGGCGAGAAGTCCAGTAG
- a CDS encoding class I SAM-dependent methyltransferase, with protein MRAKETLLLRSWPRPRPVVDLGCGDGHFASMTFAPPADVGVDPHWLALREASARKGHRLLVRANGANLPFPSQSVGTVVANSVLEHIPALEAVLSEVVRVLRPQGRFYLTVPGPGFSRYLSVARFFDALRLRPLAGWYRTFFNRVSRHVHVDPPEVWIARLDRLGFSVVASQSYLGPRALTVVEWGHYLGFPLYLAKKITKSFRPWHWRWKQAWLAHWLVKVAAEDVGEGAYWFFAAEKGNTT; from the coding sequence GTGCGCGCGAAAGAAACGCTGCTCCTCCGTTCTTGGCCCAGACCTAGACCGGTTGTGGATTTGGGGTGCGGAGATGGGCACTTTGCCTCCATGACCTTTGCCCCACCGGCGGACGTTGGCGTTGATCCCCATTGGCTGGCCCTGCGGGAAGCCTCCGCTCGAAAAGGCCACCGGCTGCTGGTGCGGGCCAACGGGGCCAATCTGCCGTTTCCCTCGCAATCCGTTGGCACGGTGGTTGCCAACTCGGTGCTGGAGCATATCCCGGCGTTAGAAGCGGTGCTTTCCGAAGTGGTTAGGGTCCTGCGGCCGCAGGGGCGCTTCTACCTCACGGTCCCAGGGCCCGGCTTTTCCCGTTACCTTTCTGTGGCGCGGTTTTTCGACGCCCTCAGGTTAAGACCGCTCGCTGGTTGGTACCGGACGTTTTTCAACCGGGTTTCCCGCCACGTTCACGTGGACCCGCCGGAGGTCTGGATCGCCCGCCTGGATCGGCTGGGGTTTTCGGTGGTGGCCTCGCAGTCGTACCTGGGACCACGGGCGTTAACGGTGGTGGAGTGGGGCCACTACCTGGGCTTCCCGCTTTACCTGGCTAAGAAAATCACCAAGAGCTTTCGGCCCTGGCATTGGCGCTGGAAGCAAGCGTGGCTGGCGCACTGGCTGGTCAAGGTGGCCGCCGAAGACGTAGGGGAAGGGGCGTACTGGTTTTTCGCGGCGGAAAAGGGGAATACAACGTAA
- a CDS encoding DUF2298 domain-containing protein: MTLLFQGFAWYGLLFVGGVAGFPLAKKLVPSGLGAWACARLVGFAIPAFLCWYLGLAGLTGWVWVALPVVAFGVFWGTRNIRQEQKTIVELEAVGLAAFWLLVLLRSQNFAVTGTEKPMDLAILASLMRPQALPPGDPWFAGYPLPYYYWGFLPWTLPARLSGFFPDEVFNLLVPTLAGLTAQLAYAWARTWDLGKLPATAAAASSVFLGTTDGWVQLLKGEAGFFTSNLWDASRGIAHTITEFPLFTYHLGDLHPHLLCQPWILGCFLLWTGTESLRWPLKLLVRALFFGVVAATNPWAVPFLGLSLAALLWATTGRTFHAGGEALLAGLLAFALFFPAWASLPAGASGLGWVTTPTTLGEIGRVLLPALIPSLVFAAWFFFKEHRLLGLPAAFLGFVVVALASARPLVALALTLAVAALWFAIKNGDAKPAAAILASCLAGLMLMELVYLKDPYGPEWYRMNTVFKTLSFVFLVLPVPSIRLLALAQNLGFPRALRWLILPWALSLPQLATLARSAWPPPPDFSGLYWMAPGEAEAAHFLHRTSASEILVEGIGPAYSDAARLSAASGVPAVLGWENHEGLWRRPEFGPLIADRSEKVSSLYRCQEVECVQGFAAELGATLLVVGSVERRLYPEMNEEVLKNAGDVAFASGEVTLIRLAPPLP, from the coding sequence ATGACGCTCTTGTTCCAAGGTTTTGCCTGGTACGGGTTGTTGTTCGTGGGCGGCGTTGCGGGCTTTCCCCTAGCAAAAAAGTTGGTGCCAAGCGGTCTCGGGGCATGGGCTTGCGCACGCCTCGTGGGTTTCGCTATTCCCGCCTTTTTGTGCTGGTACCTGGGATTAGCAGGCTTAACCGGCTGGGTTTGGGTGGCCCTCCCGGTTGTCGCTTTTGGCGTGTTTTGGGGCACCCGAAACATCCGCCAGGAACAGAAAACCATCGTGGAGTTGGAAGCGGTAGGCCTTGCAGCTTTTTGGCTGCTGGTTTTGCTCCGCAGCCAAAACTTTGCAGTGACGGGAACGGAAAAACCCATGGATTTAGCCATTCTCGCCAGCCTCATGCGCCCCCAGGCTCTCCCACCGGGCGACCCCTGGTTTGCCGGTTATCCTCTTCCCTATTACTACTGGGGGTTTTTGCCTTGGACTCTGCCAGCCAGACTGTCGGGGTTTTTCCCAGACGAGGTTTTCAACCTTCTCGTCCCCACTTTGGCCGGTCTCACGGCGCAGTTAGCCTACGCTTGGGCGAGAACCTGGGACCTGGGGAAGCTTCCCGCGACAGCTGCAGCTGCAAGCTCAGTTTTTTTGGGCACTACCGATGGGTGGGTCCAGCTCTTGAAAGGCGAGGCCGGCTTCTTTACGTCCAACCTGTGGGACGCCTCGCGAGGAATTGCTCACACCATCACCGAGTTTCCGTTGTTCACCTACCATTTGGGGGACCTGCACCCCCACCTGTTGTGTCAGCCTTGGATTCTCGGCTGCTTCCTTCTTTGGACAGGTACCGAGAGCTTGCGCTGGCCTCTCAAGCTGTTAGTTCGGGCCCTGTTCTTCGGGGTGGTGGCCGCGACCAACCCCTGGGCCGTGCCTTTTCTTGGCCTCTCCCTGGCGGCGCTTCTCTGGGCCACCACGGGCCGAACGTTCCATGCGGGTGGTGAAGCGCTGCTTGCCGGCCTTTTGGCTTTCGCCCTGTTTTTCCCCGCCTGGGCTAGCTTGCCTGCCGGTGCTTCCGGGCTGGGATGGGTCACAACTCCCACCACCCTCGGAGAAATTGGGCGGGTCCTTCTGCCTGCCCTTATCCCATCTCTCGTTTTTGCCGCCTGGTTCTTCTTCAAAGAACACCGCCTCTTAGGGCTTCCAGCAGCGTTTCTGGGCTTTGTGGTCGTCGCTTTGGCTTCTGCCAGGCCTCTGGTGGCCCTGGCCCTGACCCTGGCCGTGGCGGCCTTGTGGTTTGCCATCAAGAACGGCGACGCCAAACCAGCTGCTGCCATCCTGGCATCGTGTCTGGCAGGTCTCATGCTGATGGAGCTCGTTTACCTCAAGGACCCGTACGGGCCCGAGTGGTACCGCATGAACACGGTGTTCAAAACCTTAAGCTTTGTCTTTCTGGTGCTGCCGGTTCCCAGCATCCGTTTGTTGGCGCTGGCTCAAAACCTTGGATTTCCACGGGCACTCCGCTGGCTCATCCTTCCCTGGGCCCTGAGCTTACCCCAGCTTGCCACCCTGGCTCGCTCCGCCTGGCCACCACCCCCTGACTTTTCCGGCCTTTACTGGATGGCCCCCGGTGAGGCGGAAGCCGCGCACTTTTTGCACCGGACTAGCGCCTCGGAGATCCTCGTTGAAGGCATTGGTCCCGCCTACTCCGACGCCGCTCGCCTGAGCGCCGCCTCAGGGGTGCCTGCGGTTTTGGGTTGGGAAAACCATGAGGGCCTTTGGCGCCGGCCTGAGTTCGGCCCTCTCATCGCGGACCGCAGCGAAAAGGTGAGCAGCCTCTACCGCTGTCAAGAGGTTGAGTGCGTGCAGGGTTTTGCCGCCGAGCTGGGGGCCACGTTGTTGGTAGTGGGCTCCGTGGAACGCCGCCTTTACCCGGAAATGAACGAAGAGGTTCTCAAAAACGCTGGGGACGTCGCCTTTGCCTCAGGCGAGGTAACCCTCATCCGCCTGGCACCGCCCCTCCCCTAG